The following coding sequences lie in one Candidatus Methylomirabilis lanthanidiphila genomic window:
- a CDS encoding antibiotic biosynthesis monooxygenase, with the protein MIVVANRVPVTKGCESEFEKRFDDRLSVVERMPGFIRNEILRPIVGDYYILMTHWESQETFEAWTQSEEFKQVHKNMAPKEMCPGPNGFEIHEVILVSERKP; encoded by the coding sequence ATGATTGTCGTAGCCAACAGGGTGCCTGTAACAAAAGGGTGTGAAAGCGAGTTCGAGAAGCGGTTCGACGACCGCCTGAGCGTGGTCGAGCGCATGCCGGGATTTATCCGCAACGAAATCCTGCGGCCTATCGTAGGCGACTACTACATCCTGATGACCCATTGGGAAAGCCAGGAGACGTTCGAGGCCTGGACCCAGAGCGAAGAGTTCAAGCAGGTCCACAAGAATATGGCGCCCAAGGAGATGTGTCCCGGCCCCAACGGTTTCGAGATACACGAGGTCATTCTGGTATCGGAAAGGAAGCCGTAG
- a CDS encoding cyclase, which produces MSTEDNKRLVRRLYAEGFQFSAMDEFFSPDLIYHDPPPIPGLRPGIEAIKQTFRTFASAAPEGNPVIHDLIAEGDLVVVRMTAAGLHTGELFGVPPTGKRLEMTGIVIYRFEDGKIVERWAQHDFLGLMYQLGLIGTKGHESSSHPDELELGAAAQRNA; this is translated from the coding sequence ATGTCGACGGAAGACAATAAGCGTCTGGTGCGTCGGCTCTACGCCGAGGGATTTCAATTCTCGGCGATGGATGAGTTTTTTTCTCCCGATCTTATCTACCACGATCCGCCTCCGATCCCCGGTCTCAGGCCAGGGATTGAAGCGATTAAGCAGACGTTCAGGACGTTTGCGTCCGCGGCACCGGAGGGTAACCCCGTCATCCACGATCTAATTGCCGAAGGAGACCTGGTAGTGGTCCGGATGACCGCAGCCGGATTACACACAGGCGAGCTCTTTGGAGTTCCGCCAACCGGCAAGCGGCTGGAGATGACCGGTATTGTGATCTACCGGTTCGAAGACGGGAAGATCGTCGAGCGGTGGGCCCAACATGATTTCCTTGGGCTCATGTATCAGCTTGGCTTGATCGGGACAAAGGGACATGAGTCCTCATCCCACCCTGACGAACTTGAACTTGGCGCGGCCGCGCAGAGGAATGCATGA
- a CDS encoding 3-oxoacyl-ACP reductase, translating into MTILSQNPELQGWALILGASSGFGEAASLALAKAGMHIFGVHLDRKATMPNVERIVAQIKREGREAIFFNVNASDPEKRREVLDQAEKILADRREPSSVKVMLHSLAFGTLKPFLAHSPKDAITQPQMDMTLDVMAHSLVYWVQDLVMRQLTVRGGRIYAMTSSGGTRVWSGYGAVSAAKAALESHIRQLAMELAPLGITANAIRAGVTDTPALRKIPGNEEIVRTAQEVNPSGRLTTPEDVGAALVVLSRPETYWMTGNVIGVDGGEDVVGFSIPTSVAGPEKSSPA; encoded by the coding sequence ATGACCATATTATCGCAGAATCCGGAACTACAGGGGTGGGCCTTAATTCTGGGGGCGTCGAGCGGCTTCGGTGAGGCCGCCTCGCTTGCCTTGGCGAAAGCCGGGATGCATATCTTCGGCGTACATCTGGATCGCAAGGCCACCATGCCGAATGTCGAGCGAATTGTCGCCCAGATCAAACGTGAAGGACGGGAAGCGATTTTCTTTAACGTCAACGCCTCCGATCCGGAGAAGCGGCGCGAGGTTCTCGACCAGGCGGAGAAGATTCTGGCCGATCGAAGGGAGCCCTCCTCAGTGAAGGTCATGCTGCACTCTCTTGCTTTCGGGACCTTGAAGCCGTTCCTTGCCCACTCACCCAAGGACGCCATTACCCAGCCCCAGATGGATATGACCCTGGATGTAATGGCTCATAGCCTTGTCTATTGGGTTCAGGATCTGGTCATGCGACAGTTGACGGTGCGCGGCGGACGGATCTATGCGATGACCAGCTCCGGCGGGACGCGCGTCTGGTCCGGCTATGGAGCCGTTTCGGCGGCCAAGGCGGCCCTGGAGTCGCACATCCGGCAGCTCGCGATGGAGCTGGCTCCCCTTGGGATTACAGCAAATGCTATCCGGGCAGGGGTCACCGATACCCCGGCGCTCCGAAAAATCCCCGGAAATGAGGAGATCGTGCGGACCGCGCAGGAGGTTAATCCCTCCGGCCGCCTCACCACGCCGGAAGATGTTGGCGCGGCCCTCGTTGTCTTAAGCCGTCCGGAGACCTACTGGATGACGGGCAACGTGATCGGGGTAGACGGGGGCGAGGATGTTGTGGGGTTCTCTATCCCCACTTCGGTTGCAGGTCCTGAAAAGTCAAGTCCCGCTTGA
- the hprK gene encoding HPr kinase/phosphorylase, with protein sequence MNSMITQTFDLYGIGVQVDTEIPLLAAGIGDLLRRFARDRAADSQPLRFIYERSGKAPDPLTCGSSNGAGSLLFSTSWKNAFDLAGRLGIDWDVYTRDGGLLLDYHRRGRLWLDTSGGRLEGLLAEPLDLHQALLPSIFFFFPFAQLLARRGLHVVHAAALERNGCGVLIPGMSGSGKSTCCVSLMRAGYRCLSDDKPFLRKNGGDVELLPFPEMIDVTDQSVAFFPELSRAATALETGFRKKRFCAETLYPGSAADAVAPSVILFPNISGEPTSRVETLSKAQALRTLLPHSLLCFDRGISVRHFELLARLVETTTCYRLHFGRDVLDLPRLVDRLLG encoded by the coding sequence ATGAACAGCATGATAACGCAGACATTTGATCTCTACGGCATTGGCGTTCAAGTAGATACTGAGATCCCATTGCTCGCCGCCGGGATTGGCGACCTGTTGCGCCGATTTGCCCGGGATCGGGCAGCCGACAGCCAGCCGCTGCGGTTCATTTATGAACGCAGCGGAAAGGCCCCGGACCCTCTTACATGCGGGTCATCCAACGGAGCCGGATCATTACTCTTCTCGACCTCCTGGAAGAACGCCTTTGATCTTGCCGGTCGGCTGGGCATCGACTGGGACGTCTATACTCGGGATGGCGGTCTATTGCTGGATTATCATCGGCGTGGCCGGTTATGGCTCGACACATCCGGCGGACGGCTTGAGGGATTGCTTGCCGAGCCGCTGGATCTACACCAGGCGCTGCTTCCCAGCATATTCTTCTTTTTCCCGTTCGCGCAGCTTCTGGCCCGACGCGGTCTCCATGTCGTGCATGCGGCAGCCCTGGAACGGAACGGGTGCGGGGTATTGATTCCTGGAATGAGCGGAAGCGGCAAGAGTACCTGCTGTGTCTCTCTGATGCGGGCAGGGTATCGCTGCCTCTCAGATGACAAACCGTTCCTGCGGAAGAACGGAGGTGACGTCGAGTTACTCCCATTTCCCGAGATGATCGACGTGACCGATCAGTCTGTCGCCTTCTTTCCGGAACTCAGCAGAGCGGCGACGGCTCTCGAGACCGGCTTCCGAAAGAAACGATTCTGCGCCGAGACGCTGTACCCGGGTTCCGCGGCCGACGCCGTAGCGCCCAGCGTCATCCTTTTTCCGAACATCAGTGGAGAGCCAACGAGCAGAGTCGAGACGCTTTCAAAGGCGCAGGCGCTCCGGACGCTCTTGCCGCACAGCCTGCTCTGTTTTGACCGAGGGATTTCGGTGCGTCATTTCGAGCTGCTCGCGCGCCTTGTCGAGACAACCACGTGCTATCGCCTCCATTTCGGCCGTGACGTTCTGGACCTTCCCCGCCTGGTCGATCGGCTCCTGGGATGA
- a CDS encoding PAP2 superfamily protein: MESVKRIGVIAATLVVLADVADADIISDWNRKMVSAGVRAKAGAMQGRNAAIVHVAMFDAVNAIERRYTPYRVQPTAASGTSREAAAAAAAHFLLTRLYPDQVRDLDMFYRASLAAIPDGEPKSQGIQLGEKVAAEIFEWRAKDGADAPNTYRPYTAAGTYVPTALPSGFSMANTMPFALKQGSQFRPGAPYALQSAQWAKDYNEVKTMGVARGSARSAEQSVIARFWELPDPDIYAIVQQLAAAKKLDVIETARLFALVAMTTADVRIAFYDAKYTYHFWRPVTAIRNGDIDDNDATERDPAWEPFRPTPMHPEYPCGHCVAAAAAAGVLEALFGDTVPTFTLTSPTAPGVRRSFIRLSDYVAEVTNARVYGGMHYRTSGEVGAAMGRKIGEYTVQHYLKPVRQPD; the protein is encoded by the coding sequence ATGGAATCTGTCAAACGAATAGGTGTGATTGCCGCCACACTTGTGGTGTTGGCAGACGTAGCGGATGCCGACATCATCAGTGACTGGAACAGGAAGATGGTGTCCGCGGGCGTGAGGGCCAAGGCTGGGGCCATGCAGGGCAGGAACGCCGCGATCGTACACGTGGCCATGTTTGATGCGGTCAACGCGATCGAGCGGCGCTACACGCCGTATCGGGTGCAACCGACTGCTGCCTCCGGCACGTCGCGTGAGGCTGCCGCAGCCGCAGCCGCCCACTTCCTCCTTACCCGCCTGTATCCGGATCAGGTAAGAGACCTCGACATGTTTTACCGTGCCTCGCTTGCGGCGATTCCGGATGGCGAGCCGAAGTCGCAGGGTATCCAGCTCGGGGAAAAGGTCGCGGCGGAGATATTCGAGTGGCGTGCCAAGGATGGAGCCGATGCGCCCAATACCTATCGCCCGTACACGGCAGCGGGCACGTACGTCCCCACGGCGCTTCCCAGCGGTTTCAGTATGGCCAATACCATGCCCTTCGCCCTCAAACAGGGTTCTCAGTTTCGTCCGGGGGCGCCCTATGCCCTCCAAAGCGCGCAATGGGCGAAGGACTACAACGAAGTGAAGACCATGGGCGTCGCAAGAGGCTCCGCCCGCTCGGCGGAACAGAGCGTGATCGCCAGATTCTGGGAACTGCCCGATCCGGACATCTATGCGATAGTCCAGCAACTTGCGGCGGCCAAAAAACTCGATGTAATAGAGACCGCGCGGTTGTTCGCGTTGGTCGCCATGACAACCGCTGACGTGAGGATCGCGTTTTACGACGCCAAGTACACGTACCACTTCTGGCGGCCGGTGACTGCGATTCGCAACGGCGACATCGATGACAATGACGCGACCGAACGCGATCCGGCGTGGGAGCCATTCAGACCCACGCCGATGCATCCAGAGTATCCGTGTGGCCACTGCGTCGCGGCGGCTGCGGCAGCCGGTGTGCTGGAAGCCTTATTCGGCGATACGGTACCGACATTCACGCTGACCAGCCCGACGGCACCCGGTGTACGCCGTAGCTTCATCCGGCTCTCCGACTATGTCGCAGAGGTCACCAATGCGCGCGTCTACGGTGGTATGCATTACCGCACCTCTGGCGAAGTGGGCGCCGCGATGGGACGCAAGATCGGCGAATACACCGTGCAGCACTACCTTAAGCCTGTCCGCCAACCGGATTAG
- a CDS encoding Fe-S oxidoreductase — MIGQLIETGCRVAPGLSRWYLDHYVSIKRFEKQVRHNLGFPAPPSSVTLLVTYACNFGCYHCESTSHPKAEWGLPFETIARLIRELREMGVKVLIISGGEPLVRPDLFEIMGLANQLGFKVLLCTNGSLVERHQEQLARVQPDCVFTSVDGLEDTNDRFRCHPGAFKQTFRALELFQMMGVRGRMVNTMVHPDNLEELDELGDWIMNSAATTWRIALALPSGRARGQERFCLTDDQIRSVLRFIRGRRARFPVYLSEEVGYIGPWALQVRSKPFSSGDGLSHFAIMPTGDVIGSGVLHDPTYSEGNVKERTLKDIWQHGFQQYRQPVLPQDCYTCRHLHACGGGTFGMRVGNRHCLKRLWEGGEDA, encoded by the coding sequence ATGATCGGACAGCTCATCGAAACAGGATGCCGCGTCGCACCCGGCCTCAGCCGCTGGTACCTGGACCATTACGTCAGCATCAAGCGTTTCGAGAAACAGGTCCGACACAACCTGGGGTTCCCGGCCCCTCCTTCCTCGGTCACCCTCCTCGTGACCTATGCCTGCAACTTCGGCTGTTACCACTGTGAGTCGACCTCTCATCCCAAGGCCGAGTGGGGGCTTCCGTTCGAGACCATCGCCCGGCTGATTCGGGAGTTGAGGGAGATGGGGGTCAAGGTTCTGATCATCTCAGGGGGCGAACCGCTCGTCCGCCCCGACCTGTTTGAGATCATGGGATTGGCCAATCAACTGGGCTTCAAGGTACTCTTGTGCACGAACGGCAGCCTGGTGGAGCGACATCAGGAACAATTGGCGAGGGTGCAACCGGACTGTGTCTTCACCAGCGTCGACGGCCTGGAGGACACCAACGATCGGTTCCGGTGCCATCCGGGGGCCTTCAAGCAGACGTTCCGTGCCCTCGAGCTGTTCCAGATGATGGGCGTCAGAGGCCGGATGGTCAATACAATGGTGCATCCTGACAACCTCGAGGAACTGGATGAACTTGGCGACTGGATCATGAATTCGGCTGCAACAACATGGCGGATCGCCCTGGCGCTCCCGTCAGGAAGGGCCAGGGGGCAAGAGCGCTTCTGCCTCACTGACGATCAGATCCGATCAGTTCTACGGTTCATTCGGGGTCGGCGCGCGCGATTTCCTGTGTATCTGAGTGAAGAGGTGGGGTACATTGGGCCATGGGCCCTGCAGGTTCGATCAAAGCCGTTCAGCTCCGGCGATGGGCTGAGCCACTTCGCCATCATGCCGACCGGCGATGTGATCGGATCGGGCGTACTCCATGATCCTACGTATTCCGAGGGTAACGTTAAGGAACGAACCCTGAAGGATATCTGGCAACATGGCTTTCAGCAGTATCGGCAGCCGGTCCTGCCCCAGGACTGTTATACCTGCCGCCACCTCCACGCCTGCGGGGGTGGGACATTTGGAATGCGCGTAGGGAATCGTCACTGTCTGAAACGACTCTGGGAAGGAGGTGAAGACGCATGA
- the pqqD gene encoding Coenzyme PQQ synthesis protein D, with the protein MTMHYLATACPIRSEHVTWKALEGESVLLNLETGVYFSLNETGTVAWELFDGATSLATVGDALCIRFNVPAEQVQQDLLELAQALLKEGLVKIREDSSTPSGTDRS; encoded by the coding sequence ATGACGATGCACTACCTTGCCACAGCCTGCCCGATCAGAAGCGAGCATGTCACCTGGAAAGCGCTCGAAGGCGAGAGCGTTCTCCTCAATCTCGAGACCGGCGTCTACTTCAGCCTCAATGAGACCGGAACCGTCGCCTGGGAACTGTTCGATGGCGCCACCTCGCTGGCAACGGTCGGTGACGCCCTCTGCATACGATTCAACGTCCCGGCAGAACAGGTGCAACAGGATCTCCTCGAATTGGCTCAGGCCCTCCTGAAAGAAGGACTGGTGAAGATCCGTGAAGACTCTTCGACGCCTTCGGGAACTGACCGATCCTGA
- a CDS encoding type II secretory protein GspE, which translates to MGGVQSGKPHEPLGEILVREGWVTREQLQRGLTHQREIGKRLGETLVELGYVSEGDVAKALALQFAVPFLSLAALSITPVPIRDRLSPKYLREHRVFPIEIKDGVLTVAMTDLVDPYTLDDLRLSAGLAITVCVANEREILEAIDQYYGDGQTTIEKLVKGYSEEDGGGAGDDREDVDHLRDLASEAPVIQLVNLLITRAIEARASDIHIEPFEDTLRIRYRVDGVLLDQESPPKRLQRAVISRVKIMAKMNIAERRLPQDGRIRLQILGKDLDLRVSTIPTLHGESVVMRILDRSSLLLSLGDMGMPEDVRLQFQRLIRKPHGMILVTGPTGSGKTTTLYTALSEINSADKKIITIEDPVEYQLQGVNQIHVKSKIGLTFASGLRSIVRQDPDVIMVGEIRDAETADIAIHSALTGHLVFSTLHTNDAPGAITRLLDMGIENYLVSSVLVAVLAQRLVRVICPECRETYRLDAAAVRKMGIKTEIDGALQVFRGKGCAACNFTGYHGRGGIYEFLVISEEIQRLILEKADSNMIRQKATACGMKTLWEDGWVKVERGVTTLEDLLRVTKEEA; encoded by the coding sequence ATGGGGGGCGTGCAGAGTGGTAAGCCACATGAACCGCTGGGTGAAATCCTGGTTCGCGAAGGCTGGGTGACGCGGGAACAACTCCAACGCGGGCTAACTCACCAAAGGGAGATCGGTAAACGACTCGGGGAAACCCTTGTGGAGCTCGGGTACGTGTCGGAGGGAGATGTCGCAAAAGCTCTTGCTCTGCAATTCGCGGTCCCCTTCCTTTCCCTCGCAGCTCTCTCAATTACGCCCGTCCCGATCCGAGACCGTCTTTCACCGAAATACCTGCGGGAACATAGGGTCTTTCCGATCGAGATAAAGGACGGCGTACTGACCGTCGCCATGACCGATCTGGTCGATCCGTATACACTTGATGACCTTCGGCTGAGCGCCGGCCTTGCTATTACCGTCTGCGTCGCCAACGAGCGGGAGATTCTTGAAGCGATCGACCAGTATTATGGCGACGGTCAGACAACGATTGAAAAGCTTGTCAAGGGGTACAGCGAAGAGGATGGCGGCGGAGCCGGCGACGATCGTGAAGACGTCGATCATCTGCGGGATCTGGCCTCTGAGGCTCCAGTTATTCAGCTTGTCAACTTACTCATTACCCGCGCGATAGAGGCCCGCGCCAGCGACATCCATATCGAGCCATTCGAGGATACGCTACGAATCCGCTACCGGGTAGATGGAGTGCTTCTGGACCAGGAGTCTCCTCCCAAGCGACTGCAACGGGCCGTAATTTCCCGCGTGAAGATCATGGCGAAGATGAATATCGCCGAGCGACGGCTTCCGCAGGACGGCCGAATCAGATTACAGATCCTGGGTAAAGATCTGGACCTCCGCGTCTCCACGATTCCCACCCTGCACGGTGAGAGCGTGGTCATGCGAATTTTGGATCGTAGCAGCCTCCTCCTCAGCCTTGGGGACATGGGCATGCCGGAAGACGTTCGTCTGCAATTCCAGCGGCTCATCAGAAAGCCGCACGGCATGATCCTCGTAACCGGCCCGACGGGGAGCGGCAAGACCACTACCCTCTACACGGCGCTGAGCGAGATCAACTCAGCCGACAAGAAGATCATTACGATCGAAGATCCGGTAGAGTACCAGTTGCAGGGGGTCAACCAGATCCATGTGAAGTCCAAGATCGGCCTGACCTTTGCCAGCGGCTTGCGCTCGATCGTCCGTCAGGACCCCGATGTGATCATGGTCGGGGAGATTCGAGATGCGGAGACCGCCGACATCGCCATCCATTCGGCGCTGACCGGGCACCTGGTTTTCAGTACCCTGCATACGAACGATGCGCCCGGCGCTATTACGCGGCTCCTGGATATGGGGATCGAGAACTACCTGGTTTCAAGCGTCCTGGTGGCGGTTCTGGCTCAACGTCTGGTTCGGGTCATCTGCCCGGAGTGTCGGGAGACGTACCGGTTGGATGCGGCTGCGGTCAGAAAAATGGGGATCAAGACCGAGATTGACGGGGCGCTGCAGGTATTTCGGGGCAAGGGGTGCGCCGCCTGCAACTTCACCGGCTACCATGGTCGAGGCGGTATCTACGAGTTTTTGGTGATCAGCGAAGAGATTCAACGGTTGATCCTGGAGAAGGCCGACTCCAACATGATTCGGCAAAAGGCGACGGCTTGCGGCATGAAGACACTGTGGGAGGATGGCTGGGTGAAGGTTGAGCGGGGAGTCACCACCCTGGAGGACCTGCTTCGCGTGACTAAAGAGGAGGCGTAG
- a CDS encoding general secretory pathway protein → MGTFQYTATDRTAKIVHGSMEAADERAVVAWLRANGYYPIKVGQPGATTGTRPSTVRLQTAFIRGPSVQDILAFTQQLATLLEAGMELDRSVAILLDLTDNERLRSILRGILTDIQTGSSFADSLAKHPRLFSRLYVNMVKAGEASGVLEVILGRLAGFLERSKAVRDEVTSALIYPVLLLFVGGGAVVVMMNFVIPRFAQIFADTKQLMPLPTRILLAISAFTTGYWWVFIGLIIVGWASLRTYLQTEQGRMRWDEWKLALPLFGSLIREIEVSRFARTFGTLLQSGVPVLNAVSIVKDTLTNRVIAGAMSRLQEGVKRGEGISGPLRATAAFPPFSVHMARVGEETGRLEEMLIKVADTYDERVRRTVKRLTSLLEPVLILSLGLIVGFIVLSMLLAIFSINELPV, encoded by the coding sequence ATGGGAACCTTTCAATACACCGCCACTGATCGTACTGCCAAGATCGTCCATGGCAGTATGGAGGCCGCTGATGAGCGAGCAGTCGTCGCGTGGCTCCGAGCGAACGGCTACTACCCGATCAAGGTCGGGCAGCCCGGCGCCACAACGGGGACCAGGCCGAGCACCGTTCGGCTCCAGACGGCTTTTATCCGGGGGCCATCCGTCCAGGATATTCTGGCTTTTACGCAACAGCTTGCGACATTGCTCGAGGCCGGAATGGAGCTGGATCGGAGCGTGGCGATTCTGCTGGATCTGACCGACAACGAGCGGCTCAGGTCTATTCTTCGCGGCATCCTGACCGATATTCAGACGGGCAGTTCGTTCGCCGACAGTTTAGCGAAGCATCCGCGACTGTTTTCGAGACTCTACGTCAATATGGTGAAGGCAGGAGAGGCAAGCGGCGTGTTGGAGGTCATCCTCGGGCGGCTGGCTGGATTTCTAGAGCGGTCGAAGGCGGTCCGGGATGAGGTCACATCCGCCCTCATTTATCCCGTATTGCTGCTCTTTGTCGGCGGCGGCGCTGTGGTAGTCATGATGAATTTCGTGATTCCACGGTTCGCGCAGATCTTTGCCGATACAAAACAGCTCATGCCGCTGCCGACGAGGATTCTGTTGGCGATCAGCGCGTTCACGACGGGATACTGGTGGGTGTTCATCGGGCTTATAATAGTCGGGTGGGCGTCTCTTCGAACCTATCTGCAGACTGAGCAAGGTCGGATGCGATGGGACGAGTGGAAACTGGCGCTACCGCTCTTCGGCAGCCTCATCCGAGAAATTGAGGTCTCGCGCTTTGCTCGGACATTCGGGACCCTTCTCCAAAGCGGCGTCCCGGTTTTGAACGCCGTATCCATCGTGAAGGACACGCTGACCAACCGAGTGATCGCCGGCGCCATGTCCAGGTTGCAGGAGGGGGTAAAACGGGGCGAAGGGATCAGCGGCCCGCTGCGGGCGACCGCTGCCTTTCCTCCCTTTTCTGTTCATATGGCCAGGGTGGGGGAGGAGACCGGAAGGCTCGAAGAGATGCTGATTAAGGTGGCCGACACTTACGATGAGCGCGTACGGCGGACGGTCAAGCGTCTAACTTCATTGCTGGAGCCGGTTCTGATCCTCTCTCTCGGGCTCATTGTCGGGTTCATCGTGCTGTCGATGCTGCTCGCCATCTTCAGCATCAATGAGCTTCCGGTGTAG
- a CDS encoding general secretion pathway protein GspG yields the protein MGIQRVEDTQAWQETPSAKSLHPPFLKGGHRGIWSAGCGDRASHLRRAGFTLIELLVVIIIIGLLAALVGPKLFGRVGKGKQAAAQAQIELFGAALDNFRLDVGRYPTSDEGLKVLLINPGAVENWDGPYLKKQEVPLDPWGHAYTYKSPGEHGDYDILSYGGDGVAGGDGENQDIVSWQGIKRTGAGERVE from the coding sequence GTGGGAATTCAACGAGTTGAAGATACCCAGGCATGGCAAGAAACGCCGAGCGCGAAATCCCTCCACCCCCCCTTTTTAAAAGGGGGGCACAGGGGGATTTGGAGTGCAGGATGCGGTGACAGGGCCTCGCACTTGCGGCGGGCCGGCTTTACCCTGATCGAGTTGCTGGTGGTCATCATTATTATTGGGCTCTTGGCGGCGCTCGTAGGTCCCAAGCTCTTTGGCAGGGTGGGCAAGGGAAAACAGGCAGCGGCCCAGGCTCAGATCGAGCTGTTCGGCGCCGCGCTGGACAACTTCCGACTTGACGTCGGCCGCTACCCGACCAGCGATGAAGGATTGAAGGTCCTCTTGATCAATCCGGGTGCGGTTGAGAACTGGGATGGTCCCTACTTGAAAAAGCAGGAGGTTCCTCTGGATCCTTGGGGGCATGCCTATACCTACAAATCGCCTGGGGAGCATGGGGATTACGACATTCTCTCCTACGGTGGAGATGGTGTGGCCGGCGGGGACGGAGAGAATCAGGATATTGTGAGCTGGCAGGGTATCAAGCGGACAGGGGCAGGGGAGAGGGTTGAGTAG
- a CDS encoding general secretion pathway protein J — MRRSWGRRVSSSKTVSSFEFRVWGKERLVSRVSGLELRCRNTKPMTLDPKLPREAGFTLLELLVSMTILALIFVAALGAIQVGSKSWESGERRAEANQRTRALVDSLARELTMIYPLRIKEQDKDIVAFHGRSDSLTFATFPRSYGTEPFSHMVRIVEYTVAPDAGLVATESYPLAGAAAGYDSLDSRVKRINDQVSDVQFRYLVPEGRPEENLAPVWRDFWDPSQDETFQPAPQRGIASSQGQRTIKGSDRLPLAVELTLTIRREERQGPRELILPPMVFPVYAGRTL; from the coding sequence ATGAGAAGAAGCTGGGGCAGACGCGTGTCGTCCAGTAAGACAGTTTCGAGTTTCGAGTTTCGAGTTTGGGGTAAAGAACGTCTTGTGTCTAGGGTTTCAGGTCTCGAGCTGAGATGCCGGAACACAAAACCGATGACCCTAGACCCAAAACTGCCCCGCGAAGCGGGCTTTACATTGCTTGAGCTCCTGGTGTCCATGACCATCCTTGCCCTTATCTTTGTCGCTGCGCTGGGCGCTATTCAGGTTGGCAGTAAGTCGTGGGAGAGCGGGGAACGGCGCGCGGAAGCGAATCAGCGAACGCGGGCCCTTGTGGACAGTCTGGCGCGAGAATTGACGATGATCTACCCGCTGCGTATTAAGGAGCAGGATAAGGATATTGTCGCCTTTCATGGAAGATCGGATTCTCTTACGTTCGCAACATTCCCGCGAAGCTATGGAACTGAACCGTTCAGCCATATGGTCCGGATTGTCGAATACACCGTTGCGCCGGATGCGGGACTGGTTGCAACGGAGAGCTATCCGCTTGCCGGCGCTGCGGCCGGATACGACTCGCTCGATAGCCGAGTGAAAAGAATCAACGACCAGGTGTCCGACGTGCAATTTCGATACCTGGTTCCGGAAGGGAGACCGGAGGAGAACCTCGCCCCCGTCTGGCGTGATTTTTGGGACCCTTCTCAGGATGAGACGTTCCAACCTGCGCCTCAGAGAGGGATCGCTTCTTCTCAGGGACAGCGTACCATCAAAGGCTCTGATCGTCTGCCGCTGGCGGTCGAACTGACGCTGACCATCCGGCGGGAGGAGCGACAGGGGCCGCGAGAGTTGATCCTGCCGCCGATGGTCTTTCCGGTCTATGCGGGACGGACGCTATGA